One window of Leifsonia sp. AK011 genomic DNA carries:
- the bcp gene encoding thioredoxin-dependent thiol peroxidase, with translation MSARLEAGTAAPDFTLTDEQGKDVSLHDLRGQKVILYFYPEAMTEGCTKQACDFRDNLSSLKSEGYTVLGVSRDDPAKLAEFRAKDGLNFALLSDPDRAVHEAYGTWGEKNLYGKQVVGVIRSTFVIDEDGIITHALYSVKATGHVAMLRKKLGLAA, from the coding sequence ATGTCCGCACGACTCGAGGCCGGCACTGCCGCGCCTGACTTCACACTCACCGACGAGCAGGGCAAGGATGTCTCGCTCCACGACTTGCGCGGACAGAAGGTGATCCTCTACTTCTACCCCGAGGCCATGACCGAGGGATGCACGAAGCAGGCCTGTGACTTCCGCGATAATCTTTCGTCCCTGAAGTCAGAGGGCTACACCGTGCTCGGCGTCTCGCGGGACGACCCGGCCAAGCTGGCGGAGTTCCGAGCCAAGGACGGCCTGAACTTCGCCCTGCTCAGCGACCCCGACCGCGCGGTGCACGAGGCCTACGGCACGTGGGGCGAGAAGAACCTCTACGGCAAGCAGGTGGTGGGCGTCATCCGATCCACGTTTGTCATCGATGAGGACGGCATCATCACGCACGCGCTCTACAGCGTGAAGGCGACCGGTCACGTGGCGATGCTGCGCAAGAAGCTGGGCCTCGCGGCGTAG
- a CDS encoding NADPH-dependent F420 reductase, whose amino-acid sequence MTTFGIIGSGNIGSNVARAVIAHGHDVVISNSRGPESLIDLVAELGPKARAATVEDAATAGEVVLVAVPLKAYKDVPVEPLKGKIVLDANNYYFERDGHIDALDRGEATTAGLMQAHLPESKVVKAFNHIGSAEIPTTGKPAGSADRRALVAASDSPEALAFVTALYDELGFDTVPIDSLDESWRIERDRPGYGIRSTREQLVERLAAATRLP is encoded by the coding sequence ATGACTACATTCGGCATCATCGGTTCAGGCAACATCGGCAGCAACGTGGCACGGGCGGTCATCGCCCACGGGCATGACGTGGTGATCTCGAACTCCCGCGGCCCCGAGTCGCTCATTGACCTCGTCGCCGAGCTTGGCCCGAAGGCTCGCGCGGCGACCGTCGAGGATGCCGCGACCGCTGGCGAAGTCGTGCTCGTGGCCGTGCCGCTGAAGGCCTACAAGGATGTCCCGGTCGAGCCCCTCAAGGGCAAGATCGTCCTCGACGCCAACAACTACTACTTCGAGCGCGACGGACACATCGACGCGCTGGACCGCGGAGAGGCGACGACGGCCGGCCTGATGCAGGCGCACCTGCCGGAGTCGAAGGTCGTCAAGGCCTTCAACCACATCGGTTCGGCGGAGATCCCGACGACGGGGAAGCCCGCGGGCAGCGCCGACCGTCGAGCGTTGGTCGCGGCATCCGACAGCCCCGAGGCGCTCGCCTTCGTCACCGCCCTCTACGACGAGCTCGGCTTCGACACGGTGCCGATCGACAGCCTCGACGAGTCGTGGCGGATCGAGCGCGACCGCCCGGGTTACGGCATCCGGAGCACGCGCGAGCAGCTCGTGGAGCGCCTCGCAGCGGCCACTCGGCTGCCGTAG
- a CDS encoding alanine racemase has protein sequence MQEHVIGPWAKSFPPSAWGMTQQEFLATAPALSTFATPLLTLDRGAMAHNVALMAEWASERGLELAPHGKTTMAPQLWQQVLDAGAWGITLATGWQVQVARSVGVRRVILANELVDPVALRWLGAELADPDFEFVCWVDSVAGVEAMDAGLTHAARPVDVVLEVGQAGGRGGARSADDALSVVRAVEASRHLRLVGVGGYEGTYSTVRTPEGTAAVAKYLDRIVELHAMLEWPERPMVTAGGSAWFDLVAEKLGPLRDQATVILRSGAYQVHDDGLYGRLTPLADLRPAMHGWARVVSRPESDLALLDGGKRDFPYDEGMPVTPLGTVEKFNDQHAYLRSDRVEVGQVLRLGLSHPCTAFDKWRLIPVIDDADAADPTVVDLVRTYF, from the coding sequence ATGCAGGAGCATGTGATCGGCCCGTGGGCCAAGTCGTTCCCACCGTCCGCGTGGGGGATGACGCAGCAGGAGTTCCTCGCCACGGCTCCGGCCCTCTCGACCTTCGCCACCCCACTCCTGACCCTCGACCGCGGCGCCATGGCCCACAACGTCGCCCTCATGGCCGAGTGGGCCTCGGAACGCGGCCTCGAACTCGCACCCCACGGCAAGACGACGATGGCCCCGCAGCTCTGGCAGCAGGTGCTCGACGCTGGTGCCTGGGGCATCACGCTCGCTACGGGGTGGCAGGTTCAGGTCGCCCGATCGGTGGGCGTGCGACGCGTCATTCTCGCGAACGAACTCGTGGACCCGGTCGCCCTTCGCTGGCTCGGCGCAGAGCTCGCTGACCCCGACTTTGAGTTCGTGTGCTGGGTCGACAGCGTCGCGGGAGTGGAGGCGATGGATGCGGGGCTCACGCACGCGGCTCGGCCCGTCGATGTCGTGCTCGAGGTCGGGCAGGCCGGCGGCCGCGGGGGTGCGAGGAGTGCGGATGACGCGCTCTCCGTGGTGCGCGCGGTCGAGGCATCCCGTCACCTGCGCCTCGTCGGAGTCGGCGGGTACGAGGGCACGTACTCCACCGTGCGCACACCGGAGGGCACGGCAGCGGTCGCGAAGTACCTCGACCGGATCGTCGAACTCCACGCGATGCTCGAGTGGCCCGAACGCCCGATGGTGACGGCAGGAGGCAGCGCGTGGTTCGACCTCGTTGCCGAGAAGCTGGGCCCACTTCGCGACCAGGCGACGGTGATCCTCCGCTCCGGTGCCTATCAAGTGCACGACGACGGGCTCTACGGAAGACTCACCCCGCTGGCAGACCTGCGTCCGGCGATGCACGGCTGGGCGCGGGTGGTCTCGCGGCCGGAGTCCGATCTCGCGCTGCTCGATGGCGGCAAGCGCGACTTCCCCTACGACGAGGGGATGCCGGTCACCCCGCTCGGCACCGTCGAGAAGTTCAACGACCAGCACGCCTACCTGCGCAGCGACCGCGTGGAGGTCGGGCAGGTCCTGAGGCTGGGGCTGTCGCATCCATGTACAGCCTTCGACAAGTGGCGTCTCATCCCCGTGATCGACGACGCGGACGCTGCCGACCCGACCGTGGTGGACCTGGTCCGCACGTACTTCTAG
- a CDS encoding WhiB family transcriptional regulator: MDWRDKAACLTADPELFFPVGNTGPAVDQIDKAKAVCGRCSVTEMCLQYALDTSQDSGVWGGLSEDERRALKRRAARARRAS, encoded by the coding sequence ATGGACTGGCGCGACAAAGCTGCCTGCTTGACAGCTGACCCGGAATTGTTCTTTCCGGTCGGTAACACCGGTCCTGCCGTCGACCAGATCGACAAGGCCAAGGCCGTCTGCGGCCGCTGCTCCGTCACCGAGATGTGCCTCCAGTACGCGCTCGACACTTCCCAGGACTCCGGCGTCTGGGGAGGCCTCAGCGAGGACGAGCGCCGCGCCCTCAAGCGCAGGGCCGCCCGCGCTCGCCGCGCCTCCTAA
- a CDS encoding cell wall-binding repeat-containing protein, with amino-acid sequence MKLARPVAILISASSLVLAALVASPSAIAAPATTIGVGTMPTTVTFTPDGKKALVANEGSRSVSIIDVATSSVVRTVAVARTPRDIAVTPDGVHAWVVGWDPGALDSVQIITIATGAVVNVDVFTGSPSSVEFSSGGQLAWILGINGQLTFIDTATRASAGHVEVPIDAHDLLMAPNGRIAYVTGGLGSWPGEYTGIDTATRQVVSQGGYGSHRAKAAMTPDSSKILSLVSYGQLKISGTDDANPQYISGFDDQASAVAVTPVGSHAYVTNTGDGTVSVVDLGNQSIIETIPVGLRPRGVQVSPDGTKVFVANSGDDTVSVITRADRTVSADLTERLSGIDRYATAVKISEEGYPSEVGTLWIATGQNYPDALAAAAAAASQQAPLLLVSRDTIPPVVLTEIARLSPEQIVIVGGLPTIGSAVRTQLRALAPQPLVELAGATRYETADLIVRYAFEANPPERVFIATGANFADALSAGGAAGAERAPVMLVPGTSETWNPQIIDLLSDLGVKEAVAVGGQPSLRWQFFYWLGDYYSSEFSYERFSGPNRYITSQNLNGASFDTADVVYLATGEDFPDALAGAALAGAQGAPLYIVPPTCVPKRVLNDLARLGPERIVLLGGTPTLSTAVEQLVPCA; translated from the coding sequence ATGAAGCTTGCTCGCCCCGTGGCGATTCTCATTTCCGCGTCATCCCTCGTTCTCGCGGCACTGGTAGCGTCCCCGTCCGCCATCGCTGCCCCGGCCACGACGATCGGGGTGGGAACCATGCCCACTACAGTCACGTTCACCCCGGACGGCAAGAAAGCACTCGTCGCGAATGAGGGCTCCAGATCAGTCTCGATCATTGACGTTGCAACGAGTTCCGTAGTGCGGACGGTTGCAGTGGCCCGGACGCCGCGGGACATAGCTGTCACACCCGACGGTGTGCACGCGTGGGTAGTCGGTTGGGACCCCGGCGCGCTGGACTCGGTTCAGATCATCACCATCGCCACGGGCGCCGTAGTCAACGTCGACGTATTTACTGGATCCCCATCGTCAGTGGAATTCAGCTCCGGCGGGCAACTTGCGTGGATTCTCGGCATCAATGGGCAACTGACGTTCATCGACACCGCGACTCGAGCCTCGGCTGGCCATGTCGAGGTACCCATCGACGCGCATGACCTCCTGATGGCACCGAATGGACGAATCGCCTACGTCACTGGCGGGCTCGGGTCCTGGCCCGGCGAATACACCGGAATCGACACCGCGACGCGCCAGGTTGTCTCTCAGGGAGGCTACGGCTCGCATAGGGCGAAGGCCGCGATGACTCCGGACAGCTCGAAGATCCTGAGCCTCGTCAGTTACGGGCAGCTCAAGATCTCAGGCACCGACGATGCCAACCCCCAGTACATCTCCGGTTTCGACGACCAAGCCAGCGCTGTCGCGGTGACCCCGGTCGGGTCCCACGCCTACGTGACGAATACCGGCGACGGCACCGTGTCAGTGGTTGACCTCGGCAACCAATCGATCATCGAGACGATTCCGGTCGGCCTGCGCCCACGTGGAGTGCAGGTGTCCCCGGACGGAACGAAGGTTTTTGTCGCCAACAGTGGCGACGATACCGTCTCTGTCATCACCCGCGCCGATCGGACAGTTTCGGCCGACCTCACGGAGCGTCTGAGCGGAATCGACCGATACGCGACTGCCGTGAAGATCTCTGAGGAGGGGTACCCGAGCGAGGTGGGTACTCTCTGGATCGCCACGGGCCAGAACTACCCGGACGCCCTCGCGGCGGCGGCGGCCGCGGCATCCCAACAGGCGCCATTGCTACTCGTGTCACGGGACACGATTCCTCCGGTGGTGCTCACTGAAATTGCTCGCCTCTCGCCCGAGCAGATCGTCATCGTCGGCGGCCTTCCTACTATCGGGTCGGCCGTGAGGACGCAGCTCCGTGCACTCGCACCCCAACCCCTGGTGGAACTCGCCGGCGCGACGCGGTACGAAACGGCCGACCTCATCGTGCGGTACGCCTTTGAGGCGAATCCGCCCGAGCGCGTGTTCATCGCCACCGGAGCCAACTTCGCCGATGCGCTTTCCGCTGGCGGCGCTGCGGGTGCCGAGCGCGCCCCGGTGATGCTCGTTCCTGGCACGAGCGAGACATGGAACCCGCAGATCATCGACCTCCTCTCGGATCTCGGCGTCAAAGAAGCTGTGGCAGTCGGGGGGCAGCCCTCACTTCGTTGGCAGTTCTTCTACTGGCTCGGTGACTACTACAGCTCAGAGTTCAGCTACGAACGTTTCTCCGGCCCCAACCGCTACATAACATCGCAGAACCTCAACGGTGCCTCCTTTGACACCGCTGATGTGGTTTACCTTGCAACCGGGGAGGACTTTCCGGATGCCCTGGCAGGTGCGGCTCTGGCAGGTGCTCAGGGTGCGCCACTGTACATCGTCCCTCCCACTTGCGTTCCCAAGCGAGTACTCAACGATCTTGCCCGCCTGGGCCCGGAGCGAATCGTGCTCTTGGGCGGCACCCCGACTCTGTCGACGGCCGTGGAACAACTGGTTCCCTGCGCGTAG
- a CDS encoding acyltransferase, protein MADLVVDSSTRRLDLQALRALAVVAVVVYHSWPGLVPAGYLGVDIFFVVSGYLITRHLVGERLRTGRIRLGRFYLRRARRLLPAATVVLAVTAVMTVIVVPTYQWRAYFEQIVGSALYVQNWVVLATADRVPFDTAVLHFWSLSVEEQFYLVWPLLVIAAAALAVRLRKPPRAVLIAGAGVIVVASLALWIITSAQDYDLAYFSTASRAWEFAAGGVLALLPALKVTGVRADALFWAGLAALVASILIIHGNPGALTVIPIAETIAIIVACNAGLPRSARALVSWRPIQWTGDISYALYLWHWPVLVFAPFITGVPSESWFMVLLLGFAVVLSWATTRFIENPVRRTPLEGAQFRSRRRVQGLAVSLGLATTLVLAGSATWIAKDHRSLDQACIDRNNTRIISDPQG, encoded by the coding sequence GTGGCAGACCTCGTCGTTGACTCAAGCACACGCCGCCTGGATCTCCAGGCACTCCGCGCCCTCGCCGTCGTCGCCGTTGTCGTCTACCACTCCTGGCCGGGACTCGTTCCCGCCGGGTACCTCGGCGTGGACATCTTCTTCGTCGTGTCCGGGTACCTGATCACCAGGCATCTCGTGGGGGAGCGCCTGCGCACGGGACGCATCCGCCTCGGCCGCTTCTACCTGCGTCGTGCCCGAAGGCTCCTCCCCGCCGCCACGGTCGTGCTCGCGGTGACCGCCGTCATGACCGTGATCGTCGTGCCCACCTACCAGTGGCGCGCCTACTTCGAGCAGATCGTCGGCAGTGCCCTCTACGTTCAGAACTGGGTCGTGCTCGCCACGGCCGATCGTGTCCCGTTCGACACCGCGGTGCTGCACTTCTGGTCCCTCTCGGTGGAGGAGCAGTTCTACCTGGTCTGGCCGCTCCTCGTGATCGCGGCGGCCGCGCTCGCAGTTCGGCTGCGCAAGCCACCCAGGGCGGTGCTCATTGCCGGCGCGGGTGTGATCGTTGTGGCATCCCTCGCCCTGTGGATCATCACGAGCGCCCAGGACTACGACCTCGCCTACTTCAGCACCGCATCTCGGGCCTGGGAATTCGCGGCTGGTGGCGTGCTCGCGCTGCTTCCGGCGCTGAAGGTCACGGGCGTACGCGCGGACGCCCTGTTCTGGGCCGGGCTCGCGGCGCTCGTGGCCTCGATCCTGATCATCCACGGCAACCCCGGGGCGCTCACCGTCATCCCCATCGCGGAGACGATCGCCATCATCGTCGCCTGCAACGCCGGGCTGCCACGCTCGGCCCGGGCTCTCGTCTCCTGGAGGCCCATCCAGTGGACCGGAGACATCTCCTACGCCCTCTACCTGTGGCACTGGCCGGTGTTGGTGTTCGCTCCCTTCATCACGGGTGTGCCGAGCGAGTCGTGGTTTATGGTGCTGCTCCTGGGTTTCGCGGTCGTGCTCTCGTGGGCCACCACGCGCTTCATCGAGAACCCCGTTCGGCGCACGCCGCTCGAGGGCGCGCAGTTCCGTTCGCGACGGAGGGTCCAGGGTCTCGCGGTCAGTCTCGGCCTCGCCACGACGCTCGTGCTCGCAGGCTCCGCGACGTGGATCGCCAAGGACCACCGATCGCTCGACCAGGCCTGCATCGACCGCAACAACACGAGGATCATCAGCGACCCGCAGGGCTGA